A section of the Cryomorphaceae bacterium genome encodes:
- a CDS encoding glycoside hydrolase family 92 protein: MLARLTLGVFVCFALSGCSKETAPEAKTVADYVNPFIGTGGHGHTYPGATTPFGMVQLSPDTRLEGWDGCSGYHFTDTVVYGFSHTHLSGTGVSDYGDILLMPNTGDVQFSNGYPDKIELGYASSFSKKSEKAAPGYYAVHLRDYNIGVELTAAPRVGMHRYTFPEGEAHVIIDLEHRDKVLDFELIQSGPDEISGYRISQSWADEQHVYFVAQFSQPIREVEWNENGRVAAVHFQSPDTLLVKVGISAVSVENARQNTAAEVPHWKFNQLHAQARKSWEEHLGKIEVSGGSEDERITFYTALYHTMLAPNIFSDVNGEYRGMDGEVHHADHLVYTVFSLWDTFRALHPLFTIIERERTADFLRTFLLHYEQSGRLPVWELAGNETDCMIGYHSIPVVVDAWMKGIRDFDAQAMLKAMLDVSTMPHFGLESYMKHGAILAADEPESVSKTLEYAYDDWCIAQFAKALGDTASWQMYSERAQYYKNLFDPETKFFRARMDGGWFGPFDPSEVNYNYTEANAWHYALFVPHDIEGLIALHGGEAELEAHLDRMFNAPSETTGRDQADITGLIGQYAHGNEPSHHMAYLYNYTGQPWKTQQRVRQIVDELYTIHPDGLSGNEDCGQMSAWYVFSAMGFYPVTPGSTQYTLGSPLFDHIAIHLENERTFNITVKNQAPENVYVQDVKLNGGDWPNLYLRHDDIMAGGEMQFTMGPEPNTAGALPELRPHSAINALPIAPLPYFLSTSSTFTDSVEVALGCVDSLVNIFVRKDNGSFFRYEKPIVLHSTAHLEAWSMMPKGNTSKSIANTWHKIDGKRSITLGMTYANQYSAGGDGALIDYLRGSNNYRTGRWQGYQAQDFEVVLDLGEVQPVKKVTVGFLQDVKSWIWLPPEVRFYVSGDGKQFSELGSVLHNIPDDAYGGMVFDFQKSVGTDVRYIKITAPNYGPCPDWHIGAGGQSWLFADEIVIE, translated from the coding sequence ATGCTTGCACGACTCACCCTTGGGGTTTTTGTATGTTTCGCTTTGAGTGGGTGCTCAAAAGAAACCGCTCCCGAAGCAAAAACCGTTGCTGACTATGTGAACCCCTTTATCGGCACGGGCGGACACGGACATACCTATCCCGGAGCAACCACCCCATTCGGAATGGTGCAACTCAGCCCGGATACGCGCCTCGAAGGCTGGGACGGCTGCAGTGGCTACCATTTTACCGATACCGTTGTGTACGGCTTCAGCCACACCCACCTGAGCGGAACAGGAGTGAGCGATTACGGCGACATCCTGCTTATGCCCAATACCGGTGATGTTCAATTCAGCAATGGTTATCCGGATAAAATCGAGTTGGGATATGCGTCTTCATTCAGTAAGAAAAGCGAAAAGGCTGCCCCCGGCTACTACGCGGTGCACCTGCGTGATTACAACATTGGCGTGGAGCTTACCGCTGCACCCAGGGTTGGGATGCACCGCTACACCTTTCCCGAAGGAGAAGCACATGTAATTATTGACCTGGAGCACCGCGACAAGGTGCTAGATTTTGAGTTGATTCAAAGCGGCCCCGATGAAATCAGCGGTTACAGGATTTCCCAGTCCTGGGCCGACGAGCAGCACGTGTATTTTGTGGCACAATTCAGCCAGCCCATCCGTGAGGTGGAGTGGAACGAAAACGGTCGGGTTGCAGCCGTTCACTTCCAAAGCCCGGATACGCTGTTGGTGAAGGTGGGCATTTCGGCTGTATCAGTTGAGAATGCGCGCCAAAATACGGCGGCCGAGGTTCCTCATTGGAAGTTCAACCAATTGCACGCACAGGCCCGTAAGAGCTGGGAAGAACACCTCGGAAAAATTGAGGTATCCGGCGGCTCGGAAGATGAGCGCATCACTTTTTACACAGCGCTTTACCACACCATGCTGGCCCCCAATATTTTCAGCGATGTCAATGGCGAGTACCGCGGAATGGACGGTGAGGTGCATCATGCGGACCACCTCGTCTATACGGTGTTTTCACTATGGGATACCTTTCGTGCACTGCACCCGCTTTTTACCATCATTGAACGCGAGCGCACTGCGGATTTTCTGCGCACTTTTCTCTTGCATTATGAGCAAAGCGGCAGACTTCCCGTGTGGGAACTGGCCGGCAATGAAACCGATTGCATGATTGGCTACCACAGTATTCCGGTGGTGGTTGATGCCTGGATGAAAGGAATCCGCGATTTTGATGCACAGGCTATGCTCAAGGCTATGCTCGACGTGAGCACCATGCCACATTTTGGGCTGGAGAGCTACATGAAGCACGGGGCCATTCTGGCAGCCGACGAACCCGAGAGCGTGAGTAAAACACTGGAATACGCCTACGACGACTGGTGCATTGCCCAATTCGCCAAAGCTTTAGGTGACACCGCTTCCTGGCAAATGTATTCAGAGAGAGCACAGTACTACAAAAACCTGTTCGACCCCGAAACAAAGTTTTTCCGGGCGCGCATGGACGGCGGTTGGTTCGGCCCCTTCGACCCTTCGGAAGTAAACTACAACTACACCGAAGCCAACGCCTGGCACTACGCGCTGTTTGTTCCGCACGATATTGAAGGCCTCATTGCGCTGCACGGAGGCGAAGCCGAACTAGAGGCCCATCTCGACCGGATGTTCAACGCGCCGAGTGAGACCACCGGCAGGGATCAGGCCGATATTACGGGCTTAATCGGCCAGTACGCCCACGGAAATGAACCCAGTCACCACATGGCCTACCTTTACAACTACACGGGTCAGCCCTGGAAAACGCAACAGCGCGTTCGGCAGATTGTGGATGAACTCTACACCATTCACCCCGACGGACTGAGCGGCAATGAAGATTGCGGACAGATGAGCGCGTGGTACGTGTTTAGCGCAATGGGCTTTTACCCCGTAACGCCGGGGAGCACACAGTACACCCTTGGTTCTCCGCTGTTTGATCACATTGCTATTCATTTGGAAAACGAGCGCACCTTCAACATCACCGTAAAAAACCAGGCACCGGAAAATGTATACGTGCAGGACGTTAAACTCAATGGAGGGGATTGGCCCAATCTCTACCTTCGTCACGATGACATCATGGCGGGCGGAGAAATGCAATTCACCATGGGACCTGAACCCAATACCGCAGGTGCGCTTCCTGAACTTCGTCCTCACTCAGCTATAAATGCCCTGCCTATTGCCCCGCTTCCTTATTTCTTGAGCACATCCTCAACTTTTACGGATAGTGTGGAAGTGGCACTTGGATGCGTAGATTCACTGGTAAATATTTTCGTTCGAAAGGACAATGGTTCGTTTTTCAGGTACGAGAAGCCAATTGTACTTCATAGTACCGCACATCTCGAAGCCTGGTCAATGATGCCCAAGGGAAATACAAGCAAATCGATAGCAAACACCTGGCACAAAATTGATGGAAAACGCAGTATCACCCTCGGAATGACCTATGCCAATCAGTACAGCGCGGGTGGGGACGGTGCGCTCATTGACTATCTGCGCGGCAGCAATAACTACCGCACGGGTCGCTGGCAGGGCTACCAGGCTCAGGATTTTGAGGTTGTATTGGATTTGGGAGAAGTACAACCGGTAAAAAAGGTAACAGTTGGGTTTTTACAAGACGTAAAAAGCTGGATATGGCTTCCGCCGGAGGTGAGGTTTTACGTTTCGGGAGATGGAAAACAGTTCAGTGAATTGGGAAGTGTTTTGCACAACATTCCTGACGACGCATACGGCGGAATGGTTTTCGACTTTCAGAAGTCTGTGGGCACGGATGTGCGTTACATCAAAATTACCGCACCCAATTACGGCCCTTGCCCTGACTGGCATATAGGAGCCGGAGGTCAGAGCTGGTTGTTTGCAGATGAAATTGTGATTGAATGA
- a CDS encoding T9SS C-terminal target domain-containing protein: MPCSACAARPVKPQITQTGDDCTRRLPVFCQQTKPKNTMKNFYALAVATILSASLIAQDYYWVGDGGNWSDLSHWATTSGGSTLHTELPGPDNDVYFDANSFSTIGQTVTLDLPETYCRNFTAVNVQHNPTIVGLNFYDQIHIYGDLNMSSAMGRSFRMMMMMSDTEAQITTGELNLGGFLQLVGGGSFHQNDSISADNVYVYGSELNTNNHPIHTTQRIYGNQPNSTLNLGTSNIYTRLWWMIPGTNLDAGNATIYFGSQNNIFGDFYGAGHYYNYVVFTGEAEIKGENFFGTFEAIPGADIALTAGTVQTADQFVLHGSSAEAASIRSTTVGTQATLYQASGEVNASYLILQDNNASGGAEFNAEESIDQGNNTGWNISITVPMDYYWVGGAGSWDDMSHWATTSGGSSFHTSPPTAVDDVYFDENSGLNSGNNVNLGTTTRSCRNFTITNVSENAIINQPGTGNLNVYGNFISDSDVFISLGNVSLLSESDVTLSVAGGSMGNSCNLTVNTGGSVQLLTPLSLRSLAFQSGNFFANGNDINVLFQLQFTSNSVAFADLSGISLSVRLFQNSAPPGQFALSNTEIFSSGSFHSNGQDYYKVYLEGAAGSPTQNVYGSFFAVELTILPGAIVELQAGITVTTEALIVEGTAEEPIEIFSSQEGSEATFSQSSGTVTGNFLILQDNHATGGATFIANNSQELSNVVGWNVVTSTHEIATNEIPAAFPNPAMNVVNVWGYHGETLHIFSMTGALVKSVALMEGNNTIGLDGLSPGMYILDIASDVQCRSERIVVK, translated from the coding sequence ATGCCCTGCTCAGCCTGCGCTGCCCGACCCGTTAAACCTCAAATCACCCAAACGGGTGACGACTGCACAAGGCGTTTACCGGTATTTTGCCAACAAACCAAACCTAAAAACACCATGAAGAATTTTTACGCACTTGCTGTTGCCACGATTTTGTCGGCATCGCTTATCGCTCAAGACTACTACTGGGTAGGCGATGGTGGTAACTGGAGCGACCTATCGCATTGGGCAACTACTTCCGGTGGAAGTACTTTACACACCGAGCTACCGGGCCCTGATAATGACGTTTACTTTGATGCCAACTCATTTTCCACCATCGGCCAAACAGTTACACTCGACCTGCCCGAAACCTACTGCCGAAACTTCACGGCGGTAAATGTGCAGCACAATCCCACCATTGTCGGATTGAATTTCTACGATCAGATTCATATTTACGGCGATTTGAACATGTCTTCGGCCATGGGCAGAAGTTTCCGGATGATGATGATGATGAGTGACACCGAAGCCCAGATTACCACCGGTGAGCTTAACCTGGGCGGATTCTTACAACTGGTAGGTGGAGGGAGTTTCCATCAAAACGACTCCATTTCTGCGGATAATGTATATGTGTACGGGAGTGAACTCAACACCAACAACCATCCCATCCATACTACACAGCGCATATATGGTAACCAGCCCAATTCCACCCTCAATCTGGGAACGTCCAACATCTATACCCGCTTGTGGTGGATGATACCGGGCACCAACCTGGATGCAGGCAATGCCACCATTTATTTCGGAAGCCAAAACAACATTTTCGGTGATTTTTACGGTGCGGGGCACTACTATAACTACGTGGTTTTTACAGGTGAGGCCGAAATCAAAGGCGAGAACTTTTTCGGTACGTTTGAGGCCATTCCCGGGGCAGATATTGCTCTGACGGCCGGGACTGTGCAAACAGCCGATCAGTTTGTGCTTCACGGCTCGTCTGCAGAGGCGGCATCCATTCGATCTACCACCGTGGGCACACAAGCCACGCTTTATCAGGCCTCTGGCGAGGTGAATGCTTCGTATCTCATTCTTCAGGACAACAATGCAAGCGGTGGCGCTGAATTCAACGCCGAAGAAAGCATCGATCAGGGAAACAACACCGGCTGGAACATTTCCATTACCGTACCAATGGATTACTACTGGGTAGGTGGCGCAGGAAGCTGGGACGATATGAGCCACTGGGCAACAACCTCCGGCGGAAGCAGCTTTCACACGAGCCCTCCCACGGCGGTGGATGATGTGTACTTCGACGAGAACTCCGGTTTGAATTCGGGAAACAATGTAAACCTTGGAACTACCACCCGCAGCTGCAGAAATTTCACCATCACCAATGTGAGTGAAAATGCAATCATTAATCAACCGGGCACGGGAAATCTTAACGTGTATGGAAACTTCATCAGCGACAGCGACGTGTTTATTTCACTGGGAAATGTGAGTCTGCTTTCAGAATCAGATGTAACCCTTTCGGTTGCGGGCGGGAGCATGGGCAACAGCTGCAACCTTACAGTCAACACCGGTGGCTCCGTGCAGTTGCTCACCCCTTTATCGCTCCGAAGCCTGGCTTTCCAAAGCGGAAACTTCTTTGCCAATGGCAATGATATCAATGTGTTGTTTCAGCTTCAATTTACTTCCAATTCGGTGGCATTTGCCGATCTGTCAGGCATCTCGCTGAGTGTTCGCTTGTTCCAGAACAGCGCTCCTCCGGGGCAGTTTGCGCTGAGCAACACTGAGATATTCTCCAGCGGGTCCTTCCATTCCAACGGTCAGGATTATTACAAGGTATATCTCGAAGGTGCAGCGGGAAGCCCTACACAAAATGTATACGGAAGCTTTTTTGCAGTGGAACTTACCATCCTTCCCGGTGCCATTGTGGAGCTTCAGGCGGGCATTACGGTCACAACCGAAGCACTGATTGTTGAGGGTACGGCTGAAGAGCCCATTGAGATCTTCAGTTCGCAGGAGGGTTCGGAAGCAACCTTCAGCCAGTCCTCGGGAACTGTAACTGGCAATTTCCTGATTCTTCAGGATAACCACGCAACAGGTGGCGCAACCTTTATCGCCAACAACAGCCAGGAATTGAGTAATGTCGTAGGCTGGAACGTGGTGACTTCAACCCACGAAATTGCAACTAACGAAATACCCGCGGCTTTTCCCAACCCTGCAATGAATGTGGTCAATGTGTGGGGCTATCACGGCGAAACGCTGCATATTTTCAGTATGACAGGAGCTTTGGTGAAGTCGGTTGCGCTGATGGAAGGCAACAACACCATTGGCTTAGATGGATTATCGCCCGGGATGTACATCCTTGACATTGCCTCGGACGTGCAGTGCCGCAGCGAGCGTATTGTGGTGAAATAG
- a CDS encoding T9SS C-terminal target domain-containing protein: MKTLRSFFLAAVMLLGALEVALAQPFCNQAQTTAGFSSAPECAAAVCADDPFCCETAWDAACASGSMAYDECIVCRQFCTNATGEPGYPSLNACQIAVCNIDNFCCETSWDGVCAGIAAGQAECEPCAQPFCNEAQSFAGFALAPACEAAICGDDPFCCISSWDGFCAGSALDEPACFPCFSPGTPQPPCPLELPSVPSEAVNEDEPCGFDFNGGCDGGTAFFEEITCNQTLIGTAWADGGERDTDWYLFNTTDLGSVSVFVEAQFPSEVLVYELFEGCPVGAPTLSSSTDAYCDFSGVLLNLQAGTHAIVVRPSVTSGYPCGSGLNNYVLTVTGNVCGAQFCNFSYGFAGFPADLDCQEAVCLADAFCCFGSWDGLCAAEALDQSACEGCLAYCNNNLGVPGFPIDLDCQEAICSSDPFCCDTSWDGLCAGLALETPACINCLSPGTPPPPCGLELPEVPNEAVPEGETCGADTNGGCNMATPTFKTVACGQTIVGSAWADGGTRDTDWYILTTTIAGDVMLNLDAEFPALLGVILDFEVADCPFITDFDEFTTSEYCSSTSLTVNLPVGNHIIFVAPNVFNDYPCDGGNNNYVLSIEGDLCETTFCNLAYGFAGFPADSPCQQAVCATDPFCCNTAWDGFCAGSTWVIEECADCLMHCNETYGIVGFPASQDCEDAVCDFDSFCCTTEWDGICAGVALDMPECEFCLSALPPSCGPLTIPADATPEGEVCGTATNNGCWGDPVQFGSVGCSESIHGSAFAALGESDIDVFAFELTAAASVTVTGMSEFEAVFAILEVSDCENVEEVVFQAVDECEMVEMMSDLDPGSYAVYIQPMVFNGISCDSDKTDYYFTLDIDGPDCDPTSVEEISQASLSVYPNPSRGQFVVELPGVTGTGVMRVVDITGRPIIHRDVFLNGDFRTDVELNVARGTYVLQIITPEGAFTRTLEVM; this comes from the coding sequence ATGAAAACACTAAGATCTTTTTTCCTTGCGGCTGTGATGCTCCTTGGAGCCCTCGAGGTGGCTCTGGCTCAGCCTTTTTGTAATCAGGCACAAACTACTGCAGGCTTTAGCTCTGCACCAGAATGTGCTGCCGCTGTTTGTGCTGATGACCCTTTTTGCTGTGAAACAGCGTGGGATGCGGCCTGTGCAAGTGGATCAATGGCTTACGACGAATGCATTGTTTGTCGGCAGTTTTGCACCAATGCAACAGGTGAGCCCGGTTACCCCTCACTGAATGCTTGCCAAATTGCTGTTTGCAACATTGATAACTTTTGTTGCGAAACATCGTGGGACGGTGTTTGTGCCGGTATAGCCGCAGGTCAGGCCGAGTGCGAGCCCTGTGCTCAGCCTTTCTGCAATGAGGCACAGTCTTTTGCCGGGTTTGCTTTGGCACCGGCATGTGAGGCTGCCATTTGTGGTGATGATCCTTTTTGCTGTATCTCATCATGGGATGGATTTTGTGCGGGATCTGCATTGGATGAACCGGCGTGTTTTCCGTGCTTCTCCCCCGGTACGCCTCAGCCACCTTGTCCGTTGGAGCTGCCCTCCGTTCCATCAGAAGCAGTGAATGAAGATGAGCCATGTGGATTTGATTTCAATGGTGGATGTGATGGCGGTACTGCCTTTTTTGAAGAAATCACCTGTAATCAGACACTCATAGGGACTGCCTGGGCTGATGGCGGAGAGCGTGATACAGATTGGTACCTGTTTAACACAACCGATTTAGGTTCTGTTTCGGTGTTTGTTGAAGCGCAATTCCCGAGTGAGGTACTGGTTTATGAATTGTTTGAGGGATGTCCTGTCGGTGCGCCGACTTTGAGCTCTTCCACGGATGCCTATTGCGATTTTAGCGGTGTGCTTTTAAACCTTCAGGCTGGCACGCACGCCATTGTTGTAAGGCCCAGTGTAACTTCCGGATATCCATGTGGATCAGGCCTGAATAACTATGTTCTTACCGTAACAGGTAATGTTTGCGGGGCGCAGTTCTGTAACTTCTCCTACGGTTTTGCTGGTTTCCCTGCTGATCTCGATTGCCAGGAAGCAGTGTGCTTAGCCGACGCTTTCTGCTGTTTTGGCAGTTGGGATGGACTTTGTGCCGCAGAAGCACTCGACCAATCGGCATGTGAAGGCTGTTTGGCTTACTGCAACAACAACCTGGGGGTTCCCGGTTTCCCAATTGATCTCGACTGCCAGGAGGCTATTTGTTCATCAGACCCCTTCTGCTGCGATACGTCATGGGATGGCCTGTGTGCAGGACTCGCACTTGAAACACCAGCATGTATCAACTGTCTCTCACCCGGCACCCCGCCACCACCATGTGGATTGGAGTTACCCGAAGTGCCCAATGAGGCTGTTCCGGAGGGTGAGACCTGTGGTGCTGATACCAATGGAGGCTGCAACATGGCTACACCTACGTTCAAAACAGTAGCCTGCGGTCAGACGATTGTGGGTAGTGCATGGGCCGATGGAGGCACACGCGATACCGACTGGTACATCTTAACTACCACAATAGCCGGAGATGTCATGCTTAACCTGGATGCTGAGTTCCCGGCGTTGCTCGGTGTAATCCTTGATTTTGAGGTTGCAGATTGCCCTTTTATAACAGATTTTGATGAATTTACCACGAGCGAGTACTGTTCTTCAACCTCACTTACGGTAAACCTGCCAGTTGGAAATCATATCATTTTCGTGGCACCTAATGTTTTCAATGACTATCCCTGTGATGGTGGAAACAACAACTACGTGCTCAGTATTGAGGGCGATCTTTGTGAAACAACGTTCTGCAACCTGGCCTATGGATTTGCAGGATTTCCGGCGGATTCACCCTGCCAGCAAGCTGTTTGCGCCACAGATCCATTCTGCTGTAATACAGCCTGGGATGGGTTTTGTGCCGGCTCTACCTGGGTCATTGAAGAGTGTGCTGATTGCCTGATGCACTGCAATGAAACATACGGTATTGTTGGATTCCCTGCAAGTCAGGATTGTGAGGATGCAGTTTGCGATTTTGATAGCTTTTGTTGTACCACAGAATGGGATGGTATATGTGCCGGAGTTGCACTCGATATGCCTGAATGTGAATTCTGCCTATCTGCGCTACCTCCATCCTGTGGGCCGCTTACTATTCCCGCAGATGCTACTCCTGAAGGAGAAGTTTGTGGCACGGCAACCAATAACGGATGCTGGGGCGACCCTGTTCAGTTCGGCTCCGTTGGTTGTAGCGAATCCATTCATGGCTCAGCGTTTGCCGCCCTGGGTGAAAGCGACATCGATGTATTCGCCTTTGAACTGACTGCAGCAGCATCCGTTACTGTTACCGGAATGTCCGAATTTGAGGCAGTATTTGCCATCCTCGAAGTCTCAGACTGCGAAAATGTTGAGGAAGTAGTATTTCAGGCGGTTGATGAGTGTGAGATGGTGGAGATGATGTCCGATCTCGACCCTGGTAGCTATGCGGTTTACATTCAACCAATGGTTTTTAATGGGATTTCCTGCGATTCTGATAAAACCGATTACTACTTTACACTGGACATAGACGGCCCTGATTGTGACCCCACGAGTGTAGAGGAAATTTCACAAGCGAGCCTCTCAGTTTACCCCAACCCAAGCCGCGGTCAGTTTGTGGTTGAACTACCAGGCGTAACAGGAACCGGCGTAATGCGCGTGGTGGATATCACCGGAAGACCCATCATCCACCGCGATGTATTCCTGAATGGAGATTTCCGCACCGACGTTGAACTCAACGTTGCCCGCGGTACCTATGTCCTTCAAATCATCACCCCGGAAGGAGCCTTCACGCGTACCCTGGAAGTGATGTAA
- a CDS encoding YkgJ family cysteine cluster protein, which produces MNEELLNLKQRAAGLKKQHRKLVQKLQAMPSSKADELIHEAHEDVFACTDCLQCANCCKTTGPLFTDKDIERIARYLKMRPAAFIERYLRVDEDRDYVLQKVPCAFLGADNYCSIYDVRPKACREYPHTDRRNMQEIMSLTLKNAAVCPAVLNILELVREKVGK; this is translated from the coding sequence ATGAATGAAGAACTTTTGAATCTCAAGCAGCGTGCGGCCGGACTTAAAAAACAGCACCGAAAGCTCGTTCAGAAGCTACAAGCAATGCCATCTTCCAAGGCGGATGAGCTGATTCATGAGGCGCACGAGGATGTTTTTGCCTGCACCGATTGCCTGCAATGTGCCAACTGCTGTAAAACCACCGGCCCGCTTTTCACCGATAAGGATATTGAACGCATCGCGAGGTATCTGAAGATGCGTCCGGCAGCATTTATTGAGCGCTATTTACGGGTGGATGAAGACCGTGACTATGTGCTGCAAAAAGTGCCTTGCGCTTTTCTGGGTGCGGATAATTACTGCAGCATCTACGATGTTCGGCCCAAAGCATGCCGGGAATATCCTCACACAGATAGGCGAAATATGCAGGAAATTATGTCGCTAACGCTAAAGAATGCCGCTGTTTGTCCTGCCGTTCTGAACATTCTTGAACTAGTGCGCGAGAAGGTAGGGAAATAG